A genomic stretch from Candidatus Limnocylindrales bacterium includes:
- a CDS encoding DUF1566 domain-containing protein has product MSRAKTTSLFIAVFLCSVTVALAKLPSWDTVKPPQARFKVLPAFAGEAVVDRETGLVWELTWNGSATFRAALRQCALSTVGGRAGWRLPAVEELTSLVDPTQTAPALPPGHPFASVSISNDYWTANEEELDTSMAVTVSFNVFGVDSASKTSSRPFVCVRGGRGSTVGTRGGI; this is encoded by the coding sequence ATGTCGCGTGCGAAAACGACCTCGCTGTTCATCGCGGTTTTCCTCTGCTCGGTGACGGTGGCGCTGGCCAAGCTGCCGTCGTGGGACACGGTCAAGCCACCGCAGGCTCGGTTCAAGGTGCTGCCGGCGTTTGCAGGCGAGGCCGTCGTGGACAGGGAGACGGGCCTGGTCTGGGAGCTGACCTGGAACGGTTCGGCGACCTTTCGCGCCGCGCTTCGACAGTGCGCTTTGAGCACCGTCGGCGGGCGAGCCGGCTGGCGCCTTCCCGCGGTCGAGGAGCTCACGAGCCTCGTCGATCCGACGCAGACGGCACCGGCCCTGCCGCCGGGGCACCCCTTCGCGAGCGTCAGCATCAGCAACGACTATTGGACGGCGAACGAGGAGGAGCTCGACACGAGCATGGCGGTCACGGTGAGTTTCAATGTGTTCGGCGTCGACAGCGCGTCCAAGACGTCCTCGCGTCCGTTCGTGTGCGTGCGCGGCGGCCGTGGTTCGACGGTAGGCACTCGCGGCGGCATCTGA
- a CDS encoding peroxiredoxin has product MAGAVHASPMLEQGQTMPAFELVDHEGKTVRSADLAGKRYLLWFYPKAMTPGCTIEAQGLRDNYAELEKAGVVILGVSFDDPAENKRFAEAESLPFRLLSDTDRKLAVAVGAADAADARTARRISYLVGSDGKILKAYADVEPGTHAAQVLADCGGGTT; this is encoded by the coding sequence ATGGCCGGCGCCGTCCACGCATCACCGATGCTCGAGCAGGGGCAGACGATGCCGGCGTTCGAGCTGGTCGACCATGAAGGCAAGACCGTCCGCTCGGCCGACCTTGCCGGCAAGCGGTACCTTCTGTGGTTCTACCCCAAGGCCATGACGCCGGGCTGCACCATCGAGGCCCAGGGCCTGCGCGACAACTATGCGGAGCTCGAGAAGGCTGGGGTGGTCATTCTCGGCGTCTCCTTCGACGATCCGGCGGAGAACAAGCGCTTCGCCGAGGCGGAGTCGCTGCCGTTCCGCCTGCTCTCCGACACCGACCGCAAGCTGGCGGTGGCTGTCGGCGCGGCCGATGCCGCCGATGCGCGGACGGCGCGGCGAATCTCCTACCTGGTCGGCTCCGACGGCAAGATCCTCAAGGCATATGCGGATGTGGAGCCGGGCACGCACGCGGCACAGGTGCTCGCCGATTGCGGTGGCGGAACGACGTAG
- a CDS encoding metal ABC transporter ATP-binding protein: MDAVAFDHVNVELDGRVVLEDISFRVREGAFLGVIGPNGAGKTTLLRALLGLVPVRSGSIQVLGHTPARLGEDAHSIGYVPQRAAVPRNFPATVADIVMMGRLCCIGRLRLPARADWQEVRESLIHVGIDHLADRSIGRLSGGEMRRALLAQALCAGTRLLVLDEPTVGLDLPSELEFYGLLLRLQRDLGLTVVCVSHDLLALAGQASELICINRVMHVHGNPEDVVHSHALREAYSCEFDFLRGEIAHHGGHHVGAGVDDDGAQHGQRRSGS, from the coding sequence ATGGACGCAGTGGCATTCGATCACGTGAACGTCGAACTGGACGGGCGCGTCGTGCTCGAGGACATTTCCTTTCGCGTTCGCGAAGGCGCGTTTCTCGGAGTCATCGGGCCCAACGGTGCCGGCAAGACCACGCTGTTGCGGGCGCTGCTCGGGCTGGTGCCCGTCCGATCCGGATCGATCCAGGTGCTCGGACACACGCCCGCGCGGCTCGGCGAGGACGCGCATTCCATCGGCTATGTGCCGCAGCGCGCGGCGGTGCCGCGCAACTTCCCGGCCACCGTCGCCGACATCGTCATGATGGGGCGGCTCTGCTGTATCGGGCGCCTGCGGCTTCCGGCGCGGGCGGACTGGCAGGAAGTGCGGGAAAGCCTGATTCACGTCGGCATCGACCATCTTGCCGACCGCTCCATCGGACGCCTTTCGGGCGGCGAGATGCGGCGCGCCCTGCTGGCCCAGGCGTTGTGCGCAGGGACGCGGCTGCTCGTTCTCGACGAGCCCACCGTCGGCCTGGATCTGCCATCCGAGCTCGAATTCTACGGGCTGCTCCTGCGCCTTCAGCGCGACCTGGGACTGACGGTCGTGTGCGTCTCGCACGATCTGCTGGCCCTGGCCGGGCAGGCAAGCGAGCTCATCTGCATCAACCGCGTCATGCACGTGCACGGCAATCCCGAGGACGTGGTGCACAGCCACGCGCTGCGCGAGGCGTATTCGTGCGAGTTCGACTTCCTGCGCGGCGAGATCGCCCACCACGGCGGCCATCACGTCGGCGCCGGTGTCGACGACGATGGCGCGCAGCATGGGCAGAGGCGGAGCGGAAGCTGA
- a CDS encoding metal ABC transporter permease, translating to MLEFAFAQRALAAVVIVGLLCGLLGFFVVLRRLAFIGVGISHSAVGGVAVGLLLGIDPRLSAALFAVAVALGMFWIGRSRRVSEDAIIGVFLSASMALGLVLLSLRHGFQQDLFGYLFGSVLAISPGELAGIAVLAGVVALIVFAAFRELLFIAFDEEVARVYGRPVDLLDALLLVVLAVTIVAGVRVVGVLLIEALLVVPAATAALWTLDFRRQIAMSMALGALSGIAGLVLSYQLDVAAGGAIVLVAVSCFFLSLFVRRAA from the coding sequence ATGCTGGAGTTCGCGTTCGCGCAGCGGGCGCTGGCGGCGGTCGTGATCGTGGGGTTGCTGTGCGGCCTGCTGGGCTTCTTCGTTGTCCTGCGCCGCCTCGCGTTCATCGGCGTGGGCATCTCGCACTCGGCGGTAGGCGGCGTGGCCGTGGGGCTGCTGCTGGGCATCGACCCGCGCCTGTCGGCCGCGCTGTTCGCTGTGGCGGTGGCGCTCGGAATGTTCTGGATCGGCCGCAGCCGGCGCGTGTCCGAGGATGCCATCATCGGCGTGTTTCTTTCGGCATCGATGGCGCTCGGGCTGGTGTTGCTGAGCCTGCGTCACGGATTCCAGCAAGATCTGTTCGGCTACCTGTTCGGCAGCGTGCTGGCGATCTCTCCCGGCGAGCTGGCGGGGATCGCCGTGCTGGCGGGCGTGGTCGCGCTCATCGTCTTCGCCGCGTTTCGTGAGCTGCTGTTCATCGCCTTCGACGAGGAAGTGGCGCGCGTCTACGGCCGGCCCGTCGACCTTCTCGACGCGCTGCTGCTGGTCGTTCTGGCGGTGACGATCGTCGCCGGCGTTCGCGTGGTGGGCGTGCTGCTGATCGAAGCGCTTCTGGTCGTGCCGGCCGCCACGGCTGCGCTTTGGACACTGGACTTCCGCCGTCAGATCGCGATGTCGATGGCGCTGGGCGCGCTCAGCGGCATTGCCGGGCTGGTTCTGTCCTACCAGCTCGATGTGGCTGCCGGCGGCGCCATCGTGCTGGTGGCGGTGTCGTGCTTCTTCTTGTCGCTGTTCGTTCGGCGCGCCGCCTGA
- a CDS encoding VOC family protein yields the protein MSLRSIDHVSFAVRDLQRSLHFYCEVLGLEQTARPDLGFPGAWLKVGDGQVHLIEVPADFDAGTAPPQLNPLASHAAFAIDDHAAMLATLQRNGIEVLDFETSGQMWAKDPDGHIIELISARR from the coding sequence ATGAGTCTTCGCAGCATCGACCACGTTTCCTTCGCGGTGCGCGATCTGCAGCGGTCGCTTCACTTCTACTGCGAGGTGCTGGGGCTCGAGCAGACCGCGCGGCCGGATCTCGGCTTTCCGGGCGCCTGGCTCAAGGTCGGCGACGGGCAGGTGCATCTGATCGAAGTTCCCGCCGACTTCGACGCCGGAACCGCGCCGCCGCAGCTGAACCCGCTGGCCAGTCATGCCGCGTTCGCGATCGACGATCACGCGGCGATGCTTGCCACGTTGCAGCGCAACGGCATCGAGGTGCTGGACTTCGAAACGAGTGGCCAGATGTGGGCGAAGGACCCCGACGGGCACATCATCGAATTGATCTCCGCGCGCCGATAG
- a CDS encoding tetratricopeptide repeat protein, with amino-acid sequence MPPRAALWAGILALIVAVSYANSLETPFVLDDPLHITKNPRIQRPLDIGSLFRDTRATVTASLRFNYSSSGLDVTSYHLLNVVAHLFTGYLVFLFSYVTLRLPSMGGRFERSADGIAAAVAAIFLLHPIQTESVTYVIQRSEIFASGALVAALLAFIDATDLRRRGALAGLAAACLFGAYSKPMFVVVPAVLAAYDFCFLSRNIRGMAERGIGYAIAIVSSILVLVLSTRSGSFSGTTAGFDVEGITPMQYLATQFGVVVYYLRVALWPDRLCFDCGYQGPWPVLASPLGDSVILPLAILLGLLVLGAALWRSYPPVLFAVLGSAFVLAPSSSIVPLADFYVEHRMYLAIGLMALALVPLAHQATATLGQRLGLQAESMKKGRLALAGAVCVVLGLLTLQRNTVYADKLVLMQDTLAKAPNSERVQYNIANEYGRRGQREKAIEHYKEAIRIAPGIVRSYMNLGSLYLKNNQVEEALQTFLGGVKAKPHNAMAHRNAGSAYLRLGKLQEGLASIERAIALDPGNANGHKLRGQALQALRRTDEAREAFRRASELNPGDADLKARLEQLGG; translated from the coding sequence ATGCCGCCACGCGCGGCTCTCTGGGCAGGCATTCTGGCGCTGATCGTCGCCGTCTCGTACGCGAACTCGCTGGAGACGCCGTTCGTTCTGGATGACCCTCTGCACATCACCAAGAACCCGCGCATCCAGCGCCCGCTCGACATCGGCAGCCTGTTTCGCGACACGCGCGCCACCGTCACCGCGTCACTGCGGTTCAATTATTCTTCCAGCGGCCTCGACGTCACCTCCTACCATCTGCTGAACGTGGTCGCGCACCTCTTCACGGGCTACCTGGTCTTCCTGTTCTCGTACGTCACGCTGCGGCTTCCATCGATGGGCGGGCGCTTCGAACGCAGCGCCGACGGCATCGCCGCCGCCGTTGCCGCGATCTTCCTGCTGCATCCGATCCAGACCGAAAGCGTCACCTACGTGATCCAGCGCTCCGAGATCTTCGCCTCCGGCGCGTTGGTGGCGGCGCTGCTGGCCTTCATCGATGCGACCGACCTGCGCCGTCGCGGCGCCCTGGCTGGCCTGGCCGCGGCGTGCCTGTTCGGCGCCTACAGCAAGCCGATGTTCGTGGTGGTGCCGGCGGTGCTGGCCGCCTACGATTTCTGTTTCCTGTCCCGCAACATTCGCGGGATGGCCGAGCGCGGGATCGGTTACGCGATCGCCATCGTCAGCTCCATCCTGGTGCTGGTGCTGTCGACGCGGTCGGGCAGCTTCTCCGGAACGACGGCCGGCTTCGACGTCGAGGGCATCACGCCGATGCAGTACCTGGCCACACAGTTCGGCGTGGTCGTCTACTACCTGCGAGTCGCGTTGTGGCCGGACCGGCTCTGCTTCGACTGCGGCTATCAGGGGCCATGGCCGGTGCTGGCCTCTCCGCTGGGCGACAGCGTCATCCTTCCGCTGGCGATCCTGCTCGGCCTGCTCGTGCTCGGCGCGGCGTTGTGGCGCAGCTACCCGCCCGTGCTGTTCGCCGTGCTCGGCAGCGCGTTCGTCCTGGCACCGAGCTCGAGCATCGTTCCGCTTGCGGACTTCTACGTCGAGCATCGGATGTATCTTGCGATCGGTCTGATGGCGCTGGCCCTGGTTCCCCTCGCCCATCAGGCCACGGCAACTCTCGGCCAGCGCCTGGGTCTGCAGGCCGAATCGATGAAGAAGGGCCGACTTGCCCTTGCCGGCGCCGTCTGCGTGGTGCTCGGACTGCTGACCCTGCAGCGCAACACCGTCTATGCCGACAAGCTCGTGCTCATGCAGGACACGCTCGCCAAGGCGCCCAACAGCGAACGCGTGCAGTACAACATCGCCAACGAGTACGGCCGGCGCGGGCAGCGCGAAAAAGCGATCGAGCATTACAAGGAAGCGATCCGCATCGCCCCGGGAATCGTTCGCAGCTACATGAACCTCGGCTCGCTCTACCTCAAGAACAATCAGGTCGAGGAGGCGCTGCAGACCTTCCTCGGCGGCGTGAAGGCAAAGCCCCACAACGCCATGGCGCATCGCAATGCGGGCTCGGCCTATCTTCGACTGGGCAAGCTGCAGGAGGGCCTGGCATCGATCGAGCGTGCGATCGCGCTCGATCCCGGCAACGCCAACGGCCATAAGCTGCGCGGGCAGGCGCTGCAGGCGCTCAGGCGGACCGACGAAGCTCGCGAGGCCTTTCGCCGGGCCAGCGAGCTGAACCCGGGCGACGCCGACCTCAAGGCCAGGCTCGAGCAGCTCGGCGGCTGA
- a CDS encoding carboxypeptidase-like regulatory domain-containing protein, which yields MRRIATAAMIAAALAGLLPAGAAADVAQSASRQRAGARAAPCLARLSDEHPSPARAAAALTKPRAGDAWLDRVRAFSPGITAGFGADRLPDIVLGRPEGLGADQGSLDVVSLGKGGSIVVSFDDNAVMDGPGDDLVIFENAFHAGSSEGPLFTEYAFVEVSRDGRNWLRFPHDPQSGQGLAGQAPVFAASSNNIDPLSQAAGGDRFDIGALGIDLVRYVRLTDAGDEVDDYGNHSFPGTKGGFDLDAAAALHSVPLGRIAGVVTMNGQPLPGQVVRLRCDDETHWRRRRTRSDGRYRFARLLPGCDYTIRALVPGQPTQEQQTYLDLEQLQADADFAF from the coding sequence ATGAGACGGATCGCAACCGCTGCGATGATCGCCGCCGCGCTCGCCGGCCTGCTGCCGGCGGGTGCGGCGGCCGACGTTGCGCAGAGCGCAAGTCGCCAGCGGGCAGGCGCGCGCGCGGCGCCGTGCCTCGCGCGGCTCAGCGACGAGCATCCGTCGCCGGCGCGTGCGGCGGCCGCCCTCACCAAGCCGCGCGCCGGCGATGCGTGGCTGGATCGCGTGCGCGCCTTCAGCCCCGGCATTACCGCCGGCTTCGGCGCCGACCGGCTGCCGGACATCGTTCTCGGGCGTCCCGAAGGTCTGGGCGCCGATCAGGGATCGCTCGACGTGGTCTCGCTCGGCAAGGGCGGCAGCATCGTCGTCTCCTTCGACGACAATGCGGTGATGGACGGGCCGGGCGACGATCTCGTGATCTTCGAGAACGCTTTCCATGCCGGCAGCAGCGAGGGACCGCTGTTCACGGAGTACGCGTTCGTCGAGGTCAGCCGCGACGGCCGCAACTGGCTGCGGTTTCCGCATGACCCACAAAGCGGTCAGGGGCTGGCGGGACAGGCGCCCGTGTTCGCCGCCTCGAGCAATAACATCGATCCGCTTTCGCAGGCCGCCGGCGGCGATCGATTCGACATCGGCGCGCTCGGCATCGACCTGGTTCGCTACGTCCGCCTGACCGACGCCGGCGATGAGGTCGACGACTACGGCAATCACTCGTTCCCCGGCACCAAGGGCGGCTTCGATCTGGATGCCGCCGCCGCGCTTCATTCGGTGCCGCTCGGCCGCATCGCCGGCGTCGTCACCATGAACGGGCAGCCGCTGCCCGGCCAGGTGGTCCGGCTTCGCTGCGACGACGAGACGCACTGGCGACGGCGCCGCACGCGCAGTGACGGCCGCTATCGGTTCGCCCGTCTGCTGCCGGGTTGCGACTATACGATCCGCGCCCTCGTGCCCGGACAGCCGACGCAGGAGCAGCAGACGTACCTCGATCTCGAGCAGCTGCAGGCCGACGCCGACTTCGCCTTCTGA
- a CDS encoding SDR family NAD(P)-dependent oxidoreductase: protein MDLGLVGKVAFITGGASGLGKCTAEMMAAEGVSVMLADVNEGMLESTRAALAGTGAQVEAVRLDVRDLGACRKAIDGTIARFGKLDILVNSAGIGGSASFFVQTDPEEWQDLIGINLLGVMNCCRAASDHMIERRYGKIVSIASEAGRANEKRMVVYGATKGGVISLTRGLALELGRYSINVNAVCPGVTKTPMTAYIDEEMEKQASRFYPLGRLGVPEDIAPMITFLASDRASWITGQAISVSGGFGRA, encoded by the coding sequence ATGGATCTGGGACTGGTGGGCAAGGTTGCGTTCATCACTGGTGGGGCGTCGGGGCTCGGCAAGTGCACGGCGGAGATGATGGCGGCGGAGGGCGTCTCCGTGATGTTGGCGGACGTCAATGAGGGGATGCTCGAGAGTACGCGCGCAGCGCTTGCTGGCACGGGCGCGCAGGTCGAGGCGGTGCGGCTGGATGTTCGAGATCTCGGTGCGTGCCGCAAGGCGATCGACGGAACCATCGCGCGCTTCGGCAAGCTCGACATCCTGGTCAATTCGGCGGGCATCGGTGGGTCGGCTTCCTTCTTCGTCCAGACCGATCCGGAGGAGTGGCAGGATCTGATCGGGATCAACCTGCTCGGCGTGATGAACTGCTGCCGGGCGGCCTCCGACCACATGATCGAGCGGCGGTATGGCAAGATCGTATCGATCGCTTCGGAGGCCGGACGCGCCAACGAGAAGCGAATGGTGGTGTACGGCGCGACCAAGGGCGGCGTGATCTCGCTGACGCGCGGGCTGGCGCTCGAGCTGGGCCGCTACTCGATCAACGTCAATGCCGTCTGTCCGGGCGTGACCAAGACGCCGATGACCGCCTACATCGACGAGGAAATGGAGAAGCAGGCCTCCAGATTCTATCCGCTCGGCCGTCTCGGCGTGCCCGAGGACATCGCGCCGATGATCACGTTTCTCGCCTCCGACCGTGCCTCCTGGATCACCGGTCAGGCCATCAGCGTCAGCGGCGGCTTCGGCCGCGCGTGA
- a CDS encoding metal ABC transporter substrate-binding protein, with the protein MAAAGNALRAWHAAMICACLSAAPALAVTEKIDVVTSIPPLAMLAREVGGEHVDITALLGGASTPHSYSPRPSDAVAVSRADLVVFVGGGLDDWTRDLLDASGKALVVELLPANGSDHGHDHAHGHAADPHVWLDPAWTRDDLVPALVRSLSQLKPQAAARFEAQGRIVRERLTNLEEDIRQMFQKATMRKFVAFHPAWGRFAARFDLQPIGAIEESGGEEPTLRSLVATMRAARSAGVRAILVEPQMNPRVAVTLADELGAGVVTVDPYGDLDSFDRDTYQDLMMLNAAAFAQALAVSSE; encoded by the coding sequence GTGGCGGCAGCCGGCAACGCATTGCGCGCCTGGCATGCCGCGATGATCTGCGCCTGCCTTTCGGCCGCACCTGCCCTCGCTGTGACCGAAAAGATCGACGTCGTTACCTCGATTCCACCCCTGGCGATGCTGGCCAGGGAGGTCGGCGGCGAGCACGTCGACATCACCGCGCTGCTCGGCGGCGCGAGCACGCCGCACAGCTACTCACCGCGTCCGTCCGATGCGGTCGCGGTGTCGCGCGCCGACCTGGTCGTGTTCGTCGGCGGCGGCCTCGACGACTGGACGCGCGACCTGCTCGATGCCTCCGGCAAGGCGCTGGTCGTGGAGCTGCTGCCGGCCAACGGCTCCGATCACGGGCACGACCACGCGCACGGTCACGCCGCCGACCCGCACGTCTGGCTGGATCCGGCCTGGACACGCGACGATCTCGTTCCCGCACTCGTACGGTCGCTGTCGCAGCTGAAGCCGCAGGCCGCAGCACGCTTCGAGGCACAGGGCCGCATCGTGCGCGAACGGCTGACGAATCTGGAGGAAGACATCCGCCAGATGTTCCAGAAGGCGACGATGCGCAAGTTCGTCGCGTTCCATCCGGCGTGGGGACGCTTCGCTGCGAGGTTCGACCTTCAGCCCATCGGTGCCATCGAGGAAAGCGGCGGTGAGGAGCCGACTCTGCGAAGCCTGGTTGCCACGATGCGTGCGGCGCGCTCCGCGGGCGTGCGCGCGATTCTGGTGGAGCCGCAAATGAATCCGCGAGTGGCCGTGACGTTGGCCGACGAGCTCGGCGCCGGCGTCGTCACCGTCGACCCGTACGGCGACCTCGACAGCTTCGACCGCGATACGTACCAGGATCTGATGATGCTCAACGCCGCGGCATTCGCACAGGCATTGGCGGTCAGCAGCGAATAG